tttctttacagagggagtagctaATTTGTACAAGACAGATGGCACTAAGTTACATTCAGTAAAACTCAAACTTCAATACAATAAGTTACTGGAACTACAAAGCAACTATAGACTAGAAACAGAGCAGACAGCGGAAGATGGTGCAATCTTTAGGCATCAACACCACCTACCAAATGAGCACAAGACACTTCAATCTTCAAACATTAACCCTGTCTAAGGCTGTCGGAAGGGGTCGGCTACTGACTGACCAATCATGCTTATGCTTATTGACATGGTACTCAGTCAGTATGAAATAATCTTGAATACAAACCGAGCGTGTCGAGAGGCTCTATTTTCCACTTGTAGCAGCTTGTGTTCATAACCCACCATTTCAATGCAGTAGTGATTATATGCTTCAAATTCAATTTTGTCTAGTACCTTTGCATTCAATACAAAGAACTTGGCAAATTCAACCTGTTTCCCATAGCCCTGGAATGGCTTAAACGCCACTTTTTTGAGATGGGCCTCAAGGCATTCGATTGGATGTAGTGGGTGATGTTGAGGCTCATTTTGCTGATCCATATCATAGTGTTTACCAAACTGCGACATGGGAGGAAGAGGCATATGTTATGGCGGTAGCTAACTAGACTATAATATGTGAATCAAATCAGACACTTAAAGTAAGCAAAAATGAGTACTCACAGTGACATGGAGCCTCTCCAAACAGGGGAACCACCTGAGGATGTTAAGAACCGCATGCAACTTATCTGCAGAAGATCTGAGAGCCAAAACCTTTATGGTGCGCATCGAGTTTGCCGAGCTGACCGGGCTTATTCCCTGAAGAAAGCAAACAATGGACATAAAAATTATCATCTGCATGTCGGGGTGCCGAATGCAGGATTAGACGACAACGTTGCTGCTACCTGAAAGAGTAGGATATTGGAGACGGCGGCTATGAAAGGGCCCAATATCTCCAGCATAGGCGCCCCAGCTACCCTGATAGTCACACGATCGCTTCCGTAATAATACGGCAACAGCAGCCTTACAAGGCGAGGAGCATCCAAGATCACCAGTTGTGCCATTTCACTAGAGCTATGGCTGAAGATAATGGTCTTAAGAGTCGGCGAGCTAACACGGAGGCGACAAGCAGCAGAAACTTCGGCCATGTATAAGCTCTCCAAGGCATGGCAGCCGGAGAGCAGCGCGTGCAAGACGTCCTCTGAGATGGAAGTGTGAAACAGGGTGAGCTTCTTGAGACTGGGGAAATTCATGGCCAGCACGATCTCGTGGGGGAAATCACAACCATTGATCTTGGCAGCCAGGATGGTGGTGGATGCGGAGCGGAGCACTGACGCCAGCAGCCGCGGGTTGGCGTGAGCGATGTCGAGCTCCTCGACGTTGGCGAGGGCCCGGGAGTGAAGCCAGCTCTCCGCCTGGGCGCAGAGGTCGCCGGCGCCGCGGCAGTGGAAGGAGAACCGGCGCGCGGGGCCATGGTGCTGGGAGATTATCTGGGAGACGGCAGAGGGTTGGACGCGGGAGGGGGTGAGGACGGGGCCGGCGGCGCCGGGGGGTCGGATGCTGACCTCGAGGTTGAGAGGCGCGGAGCGCCAGAGGTGGCGCCATTGGCAGGAGAGGACGGGCGTGCGGCCGCCGTCcttggtggggaggagggagatgatggtGCCGAGGATGTCGTCGGAGAGCCTGGCAATGAAATCCTTGCCGCCGCCGGTCCGTGCCCGCTTCCGTGCGGTCCCATGGGATTCGCGCGCCTCCCCCGCGGCCTCCTTCTCCATGGTCGGCAACCGGCGAGGGGTAAGGCCGCGTCTCACACTCTCACTGGGTTTATGGGGATGGGGCGCTCGGTAACTGCAGGCAGCGGTGCGTCGTGGTAGTAACTTCTCCTGTTCAAAATGGTTCAACCTCCCATGTTCGTCTCACGCCCCACCAGTTTTTTAACTCCTTCGGTTCGATAACCGCCACCCACGCACGAACGTCTCCTTCGCTGCGATCCCCAACTGCCGCTGCACCGGGGAGAAACACCGGTTCCCCACGAACGGACGTGGCTGTTCGTAGCGTCGGTTCCCTTGTGTAAATCCTGTACTAGTACTAATCATCAATGGAATGGAATAGACGGTTCGACTCGTTCATTCACAACACGCCCGGGACGCACCTTCCCGGTGGATCTTCTTCCAAGGAGAAGAATGCCGCTCCAGGATCTTCCGCTCCACGCCGGCAAGCCAGCTGCCGGTGGCACGGGATCATGGTGGCGGTGCTGGACGGGCGCCGCTTGAATTGGGTTGGGGTTGATTAGTTGATGGGAACAAGAAATATTTGGTCGCCGGTCGTCCGAATTGGCTGCTGAAAAGCCATCATATCATAGTCCTAAATGTGCTCTTGCTATCTCATTTGGAGAGGCCTGTAGatttgttttattttaattttttgcGAAAAAACTCAGATCTATTATAAAAAGTTCACTAGAAATACAAAAGCACCTAAACACAGAGTAAAAATTACATCAAGGTCTCTGGACCACCATCGATACCAAAACCAGCCACCGACGCGCTTGTCGCCGCTCCTAAAATGGAGCCGGGCTGGCCTTATATATGGCAGCCTACGAGTCTTCGTTCATGTGTCCCTAAGCACCAACATCCTGGAATCGCAGTCGTCGCCGTTGAACCATTGAATTGATATAAACTTCACACCAAATTTTGTCGTCATGTACACACAACAAGAAACCCAAACCTCTGCACCCCGAGGTGGTGGATCTAGAGCTAATTTGGTTGGAGTCCAGGCTTCCATGCCTGGGTAAAAGTAGCGCATGGGCGTGAAAAACCGAAGAAAAAAAGTGTCTGGTCAGGCTAGCCTGGTTTGATGTATTTGGCAGATGCCCTGAGTCTGGCCAGCAGTCAATTGCTTTGTCAGCTTATAAAGTATTGTTGGCCCATAAATTTCATCCAATGGAAAGTGTAGCTAGCGTCACAGGCTAACAATCATGCCTGGAGCTCCAGCCAGGCTAATGACCATCATCTGCCCCACGCAAGGCTTACTTAGGACATGAACCAAACAATATCCAGGCAGGTTTTAGGCAAACTTCAGGCCAGGCAAATTTGTATCAGGTCTCCAACCAAACAAGCCCCTAATCCATATTGACAGATGAATTTGAGGAGGATCGAAACCCAAAGGACTGAATCGATGAAGAAGCGCTGCCATCCATCCAAGTGTCACCCCTGCGAGGACTAAAACCTTAACCTATTTACTAGTTGGAGCCCAGTCACCATGATTGTCCTCCCTGTCACTACCTGGCAGAGTGGAAGACGAAGGGGAAATGAATCCACATGCTCGTCTATGGAAATGGATTAGCGCTCACGATGGCCGCTAATCGCCATTGGCTTGTGATGGCGATGCTGTGGTGGCCGTCTCAAGACAGTGAGGGCGGGGACGGCTGAAAGTAGGGAGGTCATCATGGGAGTCGCGGCGGAAGTCCTGAGCGGCAGGGCTGGGATGGCCGGCGAAGTGGTGGCGGCTGTGGCAAGAGCCGGCCAACATCGATGTGGAGTGGCGACGGTTGATAGCAGGGAAGTTTCACCGATTGATGGTTGGGTTGCCGCTGAGGTGTTTTTGGTTTTAGGGCGGTTGGTAGTGGTGATGTATATTTGCATCACTTGTAGCAAAAAATTTCTCTGAAGGCACTTTCTGCAAAACTTAGGTACTTCCTCCGTATGAAAttcctagacggagggagtatgacaTAGAAAAAAACTTAGGCATGACGTAAGAAAAAGTCAAGCACCATCGGCTGGAGACGTATTCTTTTCTTCCCAAAGCGACTCAAAATGGCAGTATATTTTAGCACGGCCGCCATTTTTTGGCatccgttggagatgctcttaggccAACTCTaccgcacgaccccaaacggacgtccgcTTTGTCCGGATTcggtccgtttgggtagggcaatggggtcgtgtccgggcctgTTCTGGGATGCGGTGACCGTGCGCCCAGCGCGTGGCCGCATCCTTTGGCCCCATCCTGTCCGCCTCCATTTTCAAACAACAACGTTCGAAATACCAAGCCCTAGTTTAGGCCATCGGCCCTAGTTCACGCCGGCAACAGAGCCAACGGCCTACACGTCCTcgccggcaacacagccagcctccaaaatgaatagttttgttcgccggcaacacagccagcggacggcaacaCAGCCAGGCTCCAAAATGAATGTGTTTCTCGCCGGCACACAGCCAGCGGCCCAGCGGCCGGCACCCATGCCAGCCTCCAAAAAAGAACGGCCACGGCCGATCAGACGACCTAGTTCAGGCCCTCGGCGTCGAACATCTCCTTGTGCCTGGCCTCGAACCAGCTCCTCGTCTTCTCGCTCATCTTGGTCAAGTTCACGCTCATGATCGCAAGGGCCACCTCATTTGCTTGGTTGCGGCATTGGTggcctcgatgtcgagctgcCTCTGCCTGGCCGTGACATTGGCGGCCTCGATATCGAGTTGCCTTTGCCGGGACGCCTCCTCCATGTTGATCTTCCTCTTCTTGGGCGCCTCCTCCATCTCAAGCTTCTTCTTTTGAAGCTCTAGGTATTGCTTCATTTGCTCGTCCTTGCTTTGTCGCTTCTTCTCGTCCCTCACATCCTTTTGAGACATCATGCTATGCAAAGTCTCATGCAAGGCCATGGATCAGGCATCACGTATGTCGTCCACCTTGGAGTTGGTCTTGCCCCTCGGCCTCTTCAACGCCTCGCCATCTCCACCTCCGGCCAACGCGGTCGTcttcttgcctctcttcctttgaAGCTCACGGTATTGATCCTTGAACTTAGGGCAATTGTTGATGATCGTCCAACAATGCGTAAGAGTGAATGGC
The sequence above is a segment of the Aegilops tauschii subsp. strangulata cultivar AL8/78 chromosome 6, Aet v6.0, whole genome shotgun sequence genome. Coding sequences within it:
- the LOC109755096 gene encoding F-box/LRR-repeat protein At4g14103-like encodes the protein MEKEAAGEARESHGTARKRARTGGGKDFIARLSDDILGTIISLLPTKDGGRTPVLSCQWRHLWRSAPLNLEVSIRPPGAAGPVLTPSRVQPSAVSQIISQHHGPARRFSFHCRGAGDLCAQAESWLHSRALANVEELDIAHANPRLLASVLRSASTTILAAKINGCDFPHEIVLAMNFPSLKKLTLFHTSISEDVLHALLSGCHALESLYMAEVSAACRLRVSSPTLKTIIFSHSSSEMAQLVILDAPRLVRLLLPYYYGSDRVTIRVAGAPMLEILGPFIAAVSNILLFQGISPVSSANSMRTIKVLALRSSADKLHAVLNILRWFPCLERLHVTFGKHYDMDQQNEPQHHPLHPIECLEAHLKKVAFKPFQGYGKQVEFAKFFVLNAKLLQVENRASRHARFVFKIISY